The Arthrobacter russicus genome has a segment encoding these proteins:
- a CDS encoding universal stress protein, translating into MRYVVGYTPNERGADAVALAAVIAKTQGAHLDLVYVVKDGAPYVALNPQGNRVSIAEQEVLTARREALKHVPEGIEAEFHVREAESFATGLIEAAVEYRAGLIVVGAANNGLFKRFTVGSVANGLLHASPVPVALAPRGYQRTEALSRLTLMVGTRQGAQAAIDVAIDSAGRRGIPLRLVSLVELDELKQQEFDLDNPLSPARQHVNTVLAKAAARLPDGEATVTMAHGRSIEAAIDSIGWDDGELVIIGSSRLAQRNLLFLGSTANKVLRALPVPMVVVPRDYERVDSQL; encoded by the coding sequence ATGCGGTATGTGGTCGGTTACACCCCGAATGAGCGCGGCGCGGATGCGGTGGCGCTGGCCGCGGTGATCGCCAAAACCCAGGGCGCGCACTTGGACCTGGTCTATGTGGTCAAGGACGGCGCCCCGTACGTGGCGTTGAACCCGCAGGGCAACCGGGTCAGCATCGCCGAACAGGAAGTGCTCACTGCCCGCCGGGAAGCGCTCAAGCACGTGCCGGAAGGCATCGAGGCCGAGTTCCATGTCCGGGAAGCCGAGTCCTTCGCGACCGGTCTGATCGAGGCTGCCGTGGAGTACCGGGCCGGGCTGATCGTGGTGGGTGCGGCGAACAACGGATTGTTCAAACGCTTCACGGTAGGTTCGGTGGCCAACGGCCTGCTGCATGCTTCACCGGTTCCGGTGGCCTTGGCTCCGCGCGGTTATCAGCGGACCGAAGCGTTGAGCCGGCTGACTTTGATGGTCGGCACCCGGCAAGGTGCCCAGGCTGCGATCGATGTGGCGATCGATTCCGCGGGCCGGCGCGGCATCCCGCTCCGTTTGGTGTCCTTGGTGGAACTCGACGAACTCAAACAGCAAGAGTTCGATTTGGACAATCCGCTCAGCCCGGCCCGTCAGCACGTGAACACGGTATTGGCCAAGGCTGCTGCCCGGCTGCCGGACGGCGAAGCCACGGTCACCATGGCGCATGGCCGCAGCATCGAAGCGGCGATCGACTCGATCGGCTGGGACGACGGGGAGCTCGTGATCATCGGCTCATCCCGATTGGCGCAACGGAATTTGCTGTTCTTGGGCAGCACCGCGAACAAGGTGCTGCGGGCCTTACCGGTGCCGATGGTCGTCGTGCCGCGCGATTACGAACGGGTCGATTCGCAACTGTGA
- the gabT gene encoding 4-aminobutyrate--2-oxoglutarate transaminase translates to MAEIHYRLEQKRRVLGDFPGPKSVALAERRKKVVAGGVASSVPVYVADADGGIIHDVDGNSFIDLGSGIAVTSVGASDAAVVGAVAEQAAHFTHTCFMVTPYEGYVELAEELARLTPGEHEKRSVLFNSGAEAVENAVKIARLATGRDAVVAFDHAYHGRTNLTMALTAKAMPYKTGFGPFAPEIYRVPMSYPYREEADIKGEEAAQRAITMIEKQIGGDQVAAILIEPVQGEGGFIVPAEGFLPTLAAWAKEKGIVFIADEVQSGFCRTGAWFASQHEGVVPDLITMAKGIAGGLPLSAVTGRAELLDSVHPGGLGGTYGGNPIACAAGLAAIRSMEEYDLNARAQRIEDLVLGRLRKLDEELGAQSIIGDIRGRGAMLAVELVKPGTAHTTKEPNAEATKAIAAACLQAGVVILTCGTYGNVVRLLPPLVIGEELLNDGLDVLEAAIRNA, encoded by the coding sequence ATGGCTGAAATCCACTACCGGCTCGAACAGAAGCGCCGGGTGCTCGGCGACTTCCCGGGCCCGAAGTCCGTAGCGCTTGCCGAGCGCCGCAAAAAGGTCGTCGCCGGTGGTGTCGCTTCCAGCGTGCCGGTCTACGTGGCCGACGCCGACGGCGGCATCATCCACGACGTGGACGGCAATTCGTTCATCGATCTGGGCTCCGGCATCGCGGTGACTTCGGTGGGGGCTTCGGATGCCGCCGTAGTCGGCGCCGTGGCGGAGCAGGCCGCGCACTTCACGCACACCTGCTTCATGGTGACCCCGTACGAGGGCTACGTCGAATTGGCCGAGGAGCTGGCCCGGCTCACACCCGGCGAGCACGAAAAGCGCTCCGTACTGTTCAATTCCGGTGCCGAAGCCGTGGAAAACGCGGTCAAAATCGCCCGACTGGCCACTGGCCGCGACGCCGTCGTCGCCTTCGACCACGCTTACCACGGCCGGACCAACCTGACCATGGCGTTGACCGCGAAGGCGATGCCGTACAAGACGGGCTTCGGCCCGTTCGCCCCGGAGATCTACCGGGTGCCGATGAGCTACCCGTACCGCGAGGAAGCCGACATCAAGGGTGAAGAAGCCGCCCAGCGCGCGATCACCATGATCGAAAAGCAGATCGGTGGCGATCAGGTTGCCGCGATCCTGATCGAGCCGGTGCAGGGCGAAGGCGGATTCATCGTCCCCGCCGAGGGCTTCTTGCCGACGCTGGCTGCTTGGGCCAAGGAAAAGGGCATCGTCTTCATCGCGGACGAAGTGCAATCCGGGTTCTGCCGCACCGGTGCCTGGTTCGCGAGCCAGCACGAGGGCGTGGTGCCCGATCTGATCACGATGGCCAAGGGCATCGCCGGCGGTCTGCCGCTCAGTGCGGTGACCGGCCGGGCGGAATTGCTCGACTCGGTGCACCCGGGCGGCCTGGGCGGCACCTACGGCGGCAACCCGATCGCCTGTGCCGCGGGGCTCGCTGCGATCCGCTCGATGGAGGAATACGATCTCAATGCCCGGGCGCAGCGAATCGAAGACCTCGTGCTCGGTCGGCTGCGGAAATTGGACGAAGAGCTCGGCGCGCAGAGCATCATCGGCGACATCCGGGGCCGCGGGGCGATGCTCGCCGTCGAACTGGTCAAACCGGGCACTGCGCACACCACCAAAGAGCCCAACGCCGAAGCGACTAAGGCGATCGCAGCGGCCTGCCTGCAGGCCGGCGTGGTGATTCTGACCTGCGGCACCTACGGAAACGTGGTGCGGCTGCTGCCGCCGCTGGTGATCGGCGAAGAGCTGCTCAATGACGGTCTGGACGTTTTGGAAGCGGCGATCCGCAACGCCTGA
- the rarD gene encoding EamA family transporter RarD: MPLTEPQPEAPASRPVRPGPTAQSPQTGHGILYGIAAYGLWGLLPLYFLLLKPAAPIEIVANRVLWSLVFCALLVTVTRAWRPLLQIFRTPKTLGVLAVAAVLIAVNWLTYTYGVTSGHAIESSLGYFINPLVSVLLGVFVLKEKLRPLQWIAVGIGFIAVVELTIAYGQLPWIALVLAFSFGIYGFVKKRVGPNVSAISSLSVETAVLAPLAAVVMLVLTFTGTATLGTEGGAHFWWMAASGVITAVPLLFFGASARRLPMTTIGLLQYFAPVLQFLIAVLFLGEHMGPERWIGFSIVWLALLLLTVDMLLSVQRNAGLRKAALRV, from the coding sequence GTGCCCCTCACCGAACCGCAGCCGGAAGCACCGGCAAGCCGTCCCGTCCGCCCCGGTCCAACCGCACAGTCCCCGCAGACCGGGCACGGCATCCTTTACGGGATCGCCGCCTACGGGCTCTGGGGACTGCTGCCCTTGTACTTCTTGCTGCTCAAGCCGGCCGCGCCGATCGAAATCGTGGCAAATCGGGTGCTCTGGTCATTGGTGTTCTGTGCGCTGCTGGTCACCGTGACCCGGGCCTGGCGGCCGCTGCTGCAGATTTTCCGAACCCCGAAGACCCTGGGCGTCTTGGCGGTCGCAGCCGTGCTGATCGCGGTCAACTGGTTGACCTACACCTATGGGGTGACCTCCGGGCACGCGATCGAATCGTCGCTGGGCTATTTCATCAACCCGTTGGTCTCGGTGCTTTTGGGCGTGTTCGTTTTGAAAGAAAAACTGCGCCCCCTGCAATGGATCGCGGTGGGCATCGGATTCATCGCCGTCGTCGAACTGACCATCGCGTACGGCCAACTGCCATGGATCGCTTTGGTGCTCGCGTTCAGCTTCGGAATCTACGGATTCGTCAAGAAGCGGGTCGGACCGAATGTCTCCGCGATCAGCTCGCTCAGCGTGGAAACCGCAGTCCTGGCGCCGCTCGCCGCCGTGGTGATGCTGGTGCTGACCTTCACCGGCACCGCGACGCTGGGCACCGAAGGCGGTGCGCACTTCTGGTGGATGGCGGCGTCCGGGGTGATCACCGCAGTCCCGTTGTTGTTCTTCGGCGCCTCGGCGCGGCGGCTGCCGATGACCACGATCGGGCTGTTGCAGTACTTCGCACCGGTGCTGCAGTTCCTGATCGCCGTGCTGTTCCTGGGCGAGCACATGGGGCCGGAACGTTGGATCGGGTTCAGCATCGTCTGGCTCGCTTTGCTGCTGCTCACCGTGGACATGCTGCTCTCGGTGCAACGCAACGCAGGTCTGCGGAAGGCCGCGTTGCGCGTCTGA
- a CDS encoding gamma-aminobutyraldehyde dehydrogenase, translated as MVNTLQNFINGEFVPVAGSGALDIVNPVTEEIVASAPISGQADIDAAMAAAAKAFTTWKRTTPGDRQLLLLKLADAMEARSDELVEAQHRNTGQPKQLIADEEVGAGANQIRFFAGAARLLEGKSAGEYMEGFTSYVRREPVGVIAQVTPWNYPLLMLIWKIGPALAAGNTIVLKPSDTTPESTLVLADLIKEIFPAGVFNVVLGNGETGAAMVAHKTPAMVSITGSVRAGIAVATGAAAGLKRAHLELGGKAPALVFADADLARTAQAVAEFAFFNAGQDCTAITRVLVQDSAKDEFLGLLKTAAEGLHTGSQDDSENYYGPLNNVNHFNAVSKVVESLPEYATVVTGGHRTGEKGFFYAPTVVADVKQTDDIVQRETFGPVITVQSFSTEDEAVTLANDVDYALASSVWTTDHGTAMRVSRELDFGAVWINTHVMLTAEMPHGGFKQSGYGKDLSMYGVEDYTRIKHVMSALDA; from the coding sequence GTGGTCAACACCTTGCAGAACTTCATCAACGGCGAATTCGTCCCGGTTGCCGGCAGCGGAGCCCTCGACATCGTCAACCCGGTAACCGAAGAGATCGTCGCCAGCGCGCCGATCTCCGGCCAAGCCGATATCGATGCGGCGATGGCCGCGGCAGCAAAGGCCTTCACCACCTGGAAGCGGACGACGCCGGGCGACCGGCAGTTGCTGTTGCTCAAGCTGGCCGACGCCATGGAGGCGCGCAGCGACGAATTGGTCGAAGCACAGCACCGCAATACCGGCCAGCCGAAGCAGCTCATCGCCGATGAGGAGGTCGGCGCGGGCGCCAACCAGATCCGGTTCTTCGCCGGAGCCGCCCGGTTGCTGGAAGGCAAGAGCGCCGGCGAGTACATGGAAGGCTTCACCTCTTATGTTCGGCGCGAACCCGTCGGCGTGATCGCCCAGGTAACGCCGTGGAACTACCCCTTGCTGATGTTGATCTGGAAGATCGGACCGGCCCTGGCCGCCGGGAACACGATCGTGCTCAAGCCTTCGGACACCACTCCGGAAAGCACCCTGGTTCTTGCCGATCTGATCAAAGAGATCTTCCCGGCCGGCGTGTTCAATGTGGTGCTCGGCAACGGCGAGACCGGCGCGGCGATGGTGGCGCACAAGACCCCGGCGATGGTCTCGATCACCGGTTCGGTCCGGGCCGGCATCGCGGTGGCCACCGGTGCGGCCGCCGGACTCAAACGGGCCCATCTGGAACTCGGCGGCAAAGCCCCGGCGCTGGTCTTCGCCGATGCGGATCTGGCCAGGACCGCCCAGGCCGTGGCGGAGTTCGCTTTCTTCAACGCCGGCCAGGACTGCACCGCGATCACCCGGGTGCTGGTCCAAGACTCGGCCAAGGACGAGTTCCTCGGGCTGCTCAAAACCGCGGCCGAAGGTTTGCACACCGGCAGCCAGGACGACAGCGAGAATTACTACGGCCCGCTCAACAACGTGAACCACTTCAACGCGGTCAGCAAGGTAGTCGAATCACTGCCCGAGTACGCGACCGTGGTCACCGGCGGGCACCGGACCGGGGAAAAAGGGTTCTTCTATGCGCCCACCGTGGTGGCCGATGTGAAACAAACCGATGACATCGTGCAGCGGGAAACCTTCGGCCCGGTGATCACGGTGCAGAGCTTCAGCACCGAAGACGAGGCTGTGACCCTGGCGAACGACGTCGACTACGCGCTCGCCTCGAGCGTCTGGACGACCGACCACGGTACCGCGATGCGGGTCTCCCGGGAACTGGATTTCGGTGCGGTCTGGATCAACACCCACGTCATGCTGACCGCGGAAATGCCGCACGGCGGATTCAAGCAATCCGGCTACGGCAAAGATCTTTCGATGTACGGCGTCGAAGATTACACCCGGATCAAGCACGTCATGTCCGCTCTGGACGCGTAG